A genomic stretch from Thermomonospora umbrina includes:
- a CDS encoding putative Ig domain-containing protein, with translation MNRYARLLCSTGTTAATLAALALAALPAANARTAPADTDPVLHAMQRDLGLSADQVRRRWTQEAQARQAARSLRPAVGNAGMWFDGGQGTLVVPVTDDANARNVRALGAQPLRVRYGPAALSRTAAAVSRLVGDGTPGVTSWGTDPARDRVIVQVTSAVAPSTEARLRALSPSVTLVRSDTVFRRQGGDVTGGEYWKPGSEGSCSIGFSATGTGGTRHMLTAGHCTNDVDQPAYGKDGTRLGTSNTGGTHSVNTREGDFGLVDVTQTAWRLTPTVSGWGQGDITVTGSAEPTVGMSICHSGGNTELRCGTVTRTNQSIDYGNVIIDGLFITNACSGAGDSGGSYVTGPTSDAKAVGIHSGGGNACGQTGPTTIAQPVNEATTKWRLTLVTGDPQPGDLTVTAPGDQSGQTGTAVRLTNQVNGGTAPYTWTATGLPAGLTIDPTSGTITGTPSTAGSTRVTVTATDARNKTGSASFTWTITTTGAAPSVTSPGAQTAYVGRPFQLPLNATGGATPYRWKATGLPAGLTIDAATGRITGTPTRWGMSTATATVTDQAGRTASVTFLVTVWNPW, from the coding sequence ATGAACAGGTACGCACGGCTGCTGTGTTCAACGGGCACGACGGCCGCAACGTTGGCCGCACTGGCGCTGGCCGCGCTCCCGGCGGCGAACGCCCGAACGGCCCCGGCGGACACCGACCCGGTCCTGCACGCGATGCAACGCGACCTCGGGCTGTCCGCCGACCAGGTACGCCGCCGCTGGACGCAGGAGGCACAGGCCCGTCAGGCCGCCCGCTCCCTGCGCCCGGCCGTCGGCAACGCCGGCATGTGGTTCGACGGCGGGCAGGGCACGCTGGTCGTGCCCGTCACCGACGACGCCAACGCCCGCAACGTCCGCGCCCTCGGCGCCCAGCCCCTGCGGGTCAGGTACGGCCCGGCGGCGCTGTCCCGGACGGCCGCCGCCGTCTCACGGCTCGTCGGCGACGGAACCCCCGGTGTCACGAGCTGGGGTACCGACCCGGCCCGTGACCGCGTGATCGTGCAGGTGACGTCCGCCGTCGCCCCATCGACCGAGGCGCGGCTGCGGGCCCTGTCGCCGTCGGTGACGCTCGTCCGCTCCGACACCGTGTTCCGCCGGCAGGGCGGAGACGTGACCGGCGGCGAGTACTGGAAGCCCGGGTCGGAGGGCTCCTGCTCGATCGGCTTCTCCGCCACCGGCACAGGCGGAACACGCCACATGCTCACCGCCGGACACTGCACCAACGACGTCGACCAGCCCGCCTACGGCAAGGACGGCACCCGACTCGGCACCTCCAACACCGGCGGCACCCACAGCGTCAACACCCGCGAAGGCGACTTCGGCCTCGTCGACGTCACCCAGACGGCCTGGCGGCTGACACCGACCGTGTCCGGATGGGGCCAAGGCGACATCACCGTCACCGGATCGGCCGAACCCACCGTCGGCATGTCCATCTGCCACTCCGGCGGCAACACCGAACTCCGCTGCGGCACCGTCACCCGAACCAACCAGAGCATCGACTACGGCAACGTCATCATCGACGGCCTGTTCATCACCAACGCCTGCTCGGGCGCCGGCGACTCCGGCGGCTCCTACGTCACCGGCCCCACAAGCGACGCCAAGGCCGTCGGCATCCACTCCGGCGGCGGCAACGCCTGCGGACAGACCGGCCCCACCACCATCGCGCAGCCCGTCAACGAGGCCACCACCAAATGGCGACTGACCCTGGTCACCGGCGACCCACAGCCCGGCGACCTCACCGTCACCGCCCCCGGCGACCAGTCCGGCCAGACCGGCACCGCCGTCCGGCTCACCAACCAGGTCAACGGCGGAACCGCCCCCTACACCTGGACGGCCACCGGCCTGCCCGCCGGGCTCACCATCGACCCGACCTCCGGCACCATCACCGGCACCCCCTCCACCGCCGGATCCACCCGCGTCACCGTCACCGCCACCGACGCCCGCAACAAGACCGGCTCCGCCTCCTTCACCTGGACCATCACCACGACCGGCGCCGCACCGTCCGTGACCTCCCCCGGCGCGCAGACCGCCTACGTCGGCCGCCCCTTCCAACTCCCACTGAACGCCACCGGCGGCGCCACCCCGTACCGCTGGAAGGCGACCGGACTGCCGGCCGGACTGACGATCGACGCCGCGACCGGACGCATCACCGGCACACCCACCCGATGGGGCATGTCCACCGCCACCGCCACCGTCACCGACCAGGCGGGCCGGACGGCCTCCGTCACGTTCCTCGTCACCGTCTGGAACCCCTGGTGA
- a CDS encoding EboA domain-containing protein, translating to MIRRNGHVTKGDLHHRLTEILSPSAMAWLEEACEAVGPFPSTVLYFSATAGLQCGQAPLGPDLDPWTVDDAARTLILTSLRLEGPPLAETIETVYRRGDDAERRAVLRALPLLPIGADLLHLVKEALNTGNPRLIAAALGPYAAEHLDQPAWRDGVFACLLLGIPLIMVADLHRRIDPDLIVVFGDHAAQYRAADRPVPADLREAMPGRDRTLRAG from the coding sequence ATGATCCGCCGGAACGGTCACGTGACCAAGGGCGACCTGCACCACAGGCTGACCGAGATCCTCTCGCCGTCGGCGATGGCCTGGCTGGAGGAGGCGTGTGAGGCGGTCGGCCCCTTCCCCTCCACGGTGCTGTACTTCTCGGCCACCGCGGGACTCCAGTGCGGGCAGGCCCCGCTGGGCCCCGACCTGGACCCCTGGACCGTCGACGACGCCGCCCGCACCCTCATCCTCACCTCCCTGCGCCTGGAGGGACCCCCGCTGGCCGAGACGATCGAGACCGTCTACCGCCGCGGCGACGACGCCGAACGACGCGCCGTCCTGCGGGCCCTGCCGCTGCTCCCCATCGGAGCCGACCTGCTACACCTCGTCAAAGAAGCCCTGAACACCGGCAACCCGCGCCTCATCGCGGCGGCCTTGGGCCCCTACGCCGCCGAACACCTCGACCAACCCGCCTGGCGCGACGGCGTCTTCGCCTGCCTGCTGCTGGGCATACCGCTGATCATGGTCGCCGACCTGCACCGACGCATCGACCCCGACCTCATCGTCGTGTTCGGCGACCACGCCGCCCAATACCGGGCCGCAGATCGGCCCGTACCCGCAGACCTACGAGAGGCCATGCCCGGCCGCGACCGGACCCTGCGGGCCGGGTGA
- a CDS encoding VWA domain-containing protein codes for MLASTELADMRPLLEELQRDTGIELVLDYRGTVDAAAALAKGEDAHDLAWLSNDRYLRLKLQQRGGRRLRPLSTETMMSPVVFGVRARTAERLRRNAPDRNLSWADIADGAAGGLVRFAMADPRHANSGLAALVGVATAAAGTGSALRPQDVTCDRLRGLMSGHTLTATSSGDLIDAFVADQGRTDALIGYESTILSLNASGKLREPLEIIYPEDGIVLSEYPLLLLNPSRRAAYDKVVSWLTRTDTQLKIMRRTLRRPIDPGVPRDPRLRTEIGNALYFPDRPEVVDRLLAAYDPDQRRPGQVIFVLDYSGSMKGTRTTALRTTFDRLAGNDGTAIGRFVRFYQGERFTLIRFGGDVHAERTFTITGPPDADAIGDFLATDEFDQDTAVWSALDHAYGRAGELRRTDPGRPVTVVLMTDGLNNAGIGLQEFLRRYKALAPETKAVHTYTIRFGEADPSELRRAAEVTGGRMIDANASSLDQAFQETRGCR; via the coding sequence ATGCTGGCGAGCACCGAACTCGCCGATATGCGCCCCCTGCTCGAGGAACTCCAGCGGGACACCGGGATCGAACTCGTGCTGGACTACCGGGGCACCGTGGACGCCGCCGCCGCCCTCGCCAAGGGCGAGGACGCACATGACCTCGCCTGGTTGTCCAACGACCGCTACCTGCGGCTCAAGTTGCAGCAGCGGGGCGGCCGGCGTCTGCGGCCCCTGTCCACCGAGACCATGATGTCGCCGGTGGTCTTCGGCGTACGGGCCAGGACCGCCGAGCGGCTCCGCCGTAACGCCCCGGATCGGAACCTGTCCTGGGCGGACATCGCGGACGGCGCGGCCGGGGGCCTGGTGCGCTTCGCCATGGCCGACCCGCGCCACGCCAACAGCGGACTCGCCGCCCTGGTGGGCGTGGCCACCGCGGCCGCAGGAACAGGTAGCGCGTTGCGGCCGCAGGACGTCACGTGCGACCGGCTGCGCGGGCTGATGTCCGGCCACACGCTCACGGCGACCTCATCGGGCGACCTCATCGACGCGTTCGTCGCGGACCAGGGCAGAACCGACGCGCTGATCGGGTACGAGTCGACGATCCTGTCCCTCAACGCGAGTGGAAAACTGCGCGAGCCTTTGGAGATCATCTATCCCGAGGACGGCATCGTGTTGTCGGAGTACCCGCTGCTGCTGCTGAATCCATCGCGCCGCGCCGCGTACGACAAGGTCGTGTCGTGGCTGACCCGCACGGACACCCAACTGAAGATCATGCGGCGCACGCTGCGCCGCCCCATCGACCCCGGCGTGCCCCGAGATCCACGGCTGCGCACGGAGATCGGCAACGCGCTGTACTTCCCGGACCGGCCCGAGGTCGTCGACCGACTGCTGGCCGCTTACGACCCCGACCAGAGGCGACCCGGCCAAGTGATCTTCGTGCTCGACTACTCCGGATCCATGAAAGGCACGCGGACCACGGCCCTGCGGACCACGTTCGACCGGCTCGCCGGTAACGACGGCACGGCCATCGGCCGCTTCGTACGGTTCTACCAGGGCGAGAGGTTCACCCTGATCCGCTTCGGCGGGGACGTCCACGCAGAGCGCACCTTCACCATCACCGGCCCCCCCGACGCCGACGCCATCGGCGACTTCCTCGCCACCGACGAGTTCGACCAGGACACCGCCGTCTGGTCCGCGCTCGACCACGCCTACGGGCGTGCCGGCGAACTGAGACGCACCGACCCGGGACGGCCGGTGACCGTCGTGTTGATGACCGACGGCCTGAACAACGCCGGCATCGGACTGCAGGAGTTCCTCCGCCGATACAAGGCCCTGGCACCGGAGACCAAGGCCGTGCACACGTACACCATTCGGTTCGGCGAGGCCGACCCGTCCGAACTGCGCCGTGCGGCGGAGGTGACCGGCGGCCGCATGATCGACGCCAACGCGTCCTCGCTGGACCAGGCCTTCCAAGAGACCCGTGGCTGCCGATGA